GAGGCAAGtattttgcattaaaaaaaaacttcaacagGAAGAAAACTAAAGATATATCATATGAAATttgcatcaaagaaaaaaaaaaattcagtcgCAAACTATATATAAGTAGAATTGTAGCATTTACTTTATAAAAGATGTAGGATTCTCTCTCTTCGTATTCTcatcctctttctttctctcctctcatatactgtttttttgtcttattatctctataataaaatcaatataaaatgttgaaataGCTAActcgtaaccgttcaaataaaaatagacaaaagaaaagagagattaggagggaagAAAATATTTCTCCTTCTATAATACTTTTTCTTTTCGCACCGACTTGTAATTAGCAAATACAAAAGTCCTACAAATTCATAATTGCAtcaacatattaaaaaaaataaaaaataaaaaattgatctctctctctctttaagtACACCTACTGGACTGCGGGTGGCAGAGCCAGGCAGAGTCCTGGGTTTTCAAATACCAGCAGCGGTGAAGTTCCAACTAGGATTTAATTATAATACTGCAGCCCATGATCACAATGGATCTGATAGCTATAGTTGTAGGAATACATTTCTTTGTTTTCGGCATTTGGGTTGAAGGGCAAGGCCTTCCTTATAATTTCTATGAGAAATCATGCCCACAAGTTGAAGCCATTGTTAGAGCTGCCATCCAGCCTATTTTTCTTACTGATCCCACTTCTCCTGCTGCTTTTCTGAGGCTCATGTTCCATGATTGCCAAGTTCAGGTAATCTTCCTCCAATTTTATTTAATACAGACACATAATTAGGCGGTTAAACAAAAGAGTTGACTCTTCCTGGGCCTTTACTAACGTTTCTGAACTCCTTAACATTATTGTGGACCACCATACCTTGGTTCAAGAATTTAACTTGATTCCCTTGCTAAAAGATTGTGTAAATAATATACCAGTTTAGGCGTTTGAGACATTGGTTCCCAAAATGGGGCTGATGtgcatgtttaaaaaaaaattaacaaactatggtcttatatattttatttttcagctTAGCATGTCTGAGTGCAGTTGTTTGCTCGATAAGAATGCATGACAATGTAATTACAGGGCTGTGATGCTTCAATTCTTGTGGATCCGAATGCGAACAACGTGCCATCCGAGATGGCCGCAGGGAAAAACTTCGGCATCCGAAAGAGGGAGTCGATAAACATACTGAAATCAATGGTTGAATTACAATGTCCCCAACAGGTATCTTGTGCTGACATTCTTATATTGGCGGCTCGAGAAGCTGTGGTTGTGTCAGGAGGGCCGCAAATAGAGGTTGCTTTGGGAAGGAGGGATTCCCCTTTTGCTCCAAGCTACAAGCATGCAGATTCTTTGCTTCCTTCTGCCACTACTGGAGTTGATGGCATGCTTCAATTATTTGCCAAAAAAGAAATGACAGTTGAAGAATCTGTGGCCATCATGGGTATTACCATCAAATTAAAtaacctttttctttcttttaagaAACCGATATGTTAAATTCGGGAGAAAATCCTATGCGTAACTGGTTAATTATAACTAGGTCTCCACTTCTCTCGTCACATATGACTGCATAGTGTTGCATATTTTGCAGGTGCGCACACGCTAGGAGTTACGCACTGTTTGAATATCCTAAATCGTCTAAACCAAGCAGATGAAGGTGGCCAAGTACAAGGCATGGCACCTGGGTTTGAATCGTTTTTAAGGCTAAACTGTCCACAAGGGTCTTTGGCATCAAATGCAAGCTTTGTTCTTAATGACCCTACAACACTTACATTTGACAACCACTACTACAAGAATGCAATTAGAGGCCTTGGGGTCCTCAGAGTTGATGCTGAAATGATAATGGACCCGCGCACGGCTATGGCTGTTGAGCGATTTGCTGCGAATCAGGATGATTTCTTTCAGGCGTTTTCTTCTGCCTTTGTCAAGCTCTCCAACTCAGGTGTTTTAACTGGGAATCAAGGCGTTGTCAGAAAGAATTGCAATGCATTAGACTGAAGAGCAAGAGTTGCTCGTAGTTTGTCATACCATTTTCGCCGTAAATTTCGGATAATTACTGTTCAGTTCATGTTGAATGTGAATCTTCAGTGTTTTTCACAACTTCAGATCAAGAAGTTTGGTAGGTTGCTTAGTTGAATCCTAatcattgggttttatttggataAATATTATATGATGGGCTAGAGGCTATAAAAAATGAGTTTGGAGGGGGAAAGttaaattttcagttttatttatcAATACATTCGTTGATAATCTCATTTTCTTACATTCGTTGCATCCTCAAACCTATGAATTAAACACAACAAATCAAGGTAATTAAATTAAGCCGTTAAAATAAAGACAATGCtatcaattattaaaaaaacaacacACACGTGCGCACACACCAGGTGACACATATTTTTGGATGATATCTTTCGTTGTTTTGTATGTATCTACGTAAAAAAATTTTGCACCCTCCAGATCTTTGTTAAGCACCACGATCAGGCTCTTCAACTTCTTGTGATACATCTGGGCTAATTGGTTGAATGGATCATAACACTTGCCGTGGGCAACAGAAAATACATCTTTGACAAATGGGCAATAGCCTATGAGTCCAATACTGTTGACCACAATCTTTCTAGTATCCAAGCTGTCGAGtgtctgaaaaaaaaatttattatgcAGATATTGAGTACTAACGGAGCCACTTCAATAATCTGCCATTACATGCATTATATATGTGCTAGCCATTGTGTTGGAGAAATTTTGTAAACATGTGGGTTATGTTCGTGGTGAAGGATGAAAGATTACTTCAAGGTGCGTATAAATATGCTATCTTTCTGACTCTATTGTTGTGCACAGGGTATATGCTAATAGGCCTTGTGGATACAATGAATTCTGGCCTTACGCCTACTGTTTGTCAAAGTTTTGCACACTCCTAAGACAAACTGTAAACACTCAAGGAGATACACAAGAACGCTCAAGATTTAACTACAAACTATAATACTGTAGGTTTTAGTTTCTAGAGCTTTATAAGTGGAGGAGGAGAGATATTAACGAATAGAAAGAATGATTAGTCCGGACCATTCAAATATGTGCAGCCTACCTCTGTTCATAGAGTTTGATGTATCTTCGGATGGTGTATACCCATTCGAAAATACCACTTGGTTTCAGACACAAGTCATGATCAAGAGTTGTCATGTTTTAGAATAACAGCTAATAGTAATGTAGTAACCAAGAAACACATCTCTTTCATGATTCTTATTGGTGGCTGCCATACAAACCAAGCGGTGGTTACCAACAAATTGCTTAAGTTTGTATTCATAAACATGGCAACCGTTTTTGCACAACAAACCCACCGCTTCTActtaatattgttgaaaatattCCAACAAATTGTAgtgtaaataattttttacctgAACTTGATCCGTTCTTTCATCAATGTGGATGcattctcaacacgcccttaacgtgtgacgaattttcaagcttaaTAGGTAAAGAACACAACTCGGGTTGTTTTGCCTCATAgtctatttttaaacacttgcATGTGTTCTTAAATACTGATTAGGTTGGTGCTTAATTAAAGTTGTGCCACCATAAGCAGAAAGTATTGCTTTAAGATCAAGTTGAGCCAGTGGCATCGGATATTGGAAGCATCCATCTTTAGGAGCTTCACATGCACTAGCTGAGCTTTACTAGGATTTGGTTAGGTTGCCACTTAATTGCCAGCAATGGGCTTTATAGCTGTGCAGCCTGACCCTGAGGTTGAAGTATTGTGGAGGCAAAACTACAGATCAAAAGTGCCTGGAGAGTTTGGCACACATTTAGCCCATGTTTTGTGCAACCGGCCTcttgaaagaaaagagaaattcaTTGATTCGAAAGTAAAATATAAACCATCTTGCCAACAGAAAAACCTGTGAAttatctttcctgcagattatTTCAGCAGGATTTATATAGGGATTTTTTGATATAGGCGCCgcagttttgaatttttagatcaaacatccatgcattttagtgatttgattacacaattttttttgtcataattttggtgctatatgcacattatattgtaACAAAATTCCTATAATTTTTAGCCTTTTAATTACACTCTTCTCCGTTAGAGGTaactgtcaaaaaaaaaaaatggttagattcaatttattttcacaataatgctgcaatttagcaataattatctacgatttaagatattttcttttcaaaatagtttaaaatatttttaaatcccaTAAAATCCAACGTACCGAAATAAGTTTTTCTTATAGTACGTTAAagaaaataggattgagaataatataaacgtaccaatacacaatgtgtacaaaataaaacgtaccaatattaacaatatgtatcaaatcaaacgtactaaaattgcaaataagcataccaattaatgatttttgtaaattcaaatgtacccaCAGATAATATATTAGTTCGTCAacaactatacttaaaaaaatagtaaaaaaaatttgaaaaattacacggagcttttatgttgatcaccaactatttgaaaaaaaaaaactcatttggaaaaagaaataatattaaatgtttgcataaaaaataaaaaataaataaataaataaatactgtgataaaaaaaacatatctggaataagagaaaatatagtttaattactaatatctccactaaataaggaaaagtgTATCATGCAGATAAaaggataaattcaaaaattattttaatttgaaaaatataataatgacATGTAATTTAGCTTGAGGTGGTTATTGGTGAAAGtacttgaatcaaattttaaaaaggcaCAAATGTTTGATCTAAATAATATAGAAAAActaatgtttaa
This Pyrus communis chromosome 6, drPyrComm1.1, whole genome shotgun sequence DNA region includes the following protein-coding sequences:
- the LOC137736490 gene encoding peroxidase 29-like, encoding MITMDLIAIVVGIHFFVFGIWVEGQGLPYNFYEKSCPQVEAIVRAAIQPIFLTDPTSPAAFLRLMFHDCQVQGCDASILVDPNANNVPSEMAAGKNFGIRKRESINILKSMVELQCPQQVSCADILILAAREAVVVSGGPQIEVALGRRDSPFAPSYKHADSLLPSATTGVDGMLQLFAKKEMTVEESVAIMGAHTLGVTHCLNILNRLNQADEGGQVQGMAPGFESFLRLNCPQGSLASNASFVLNDPTTLTFDNHYYKNAIRGLGVLRVDAEMIMDPRTAMAVERFAANQDDFFQAFSSAFVKLSNSGVLTGNQGVVRKNCNALD